A single window of Nicotiana tomentosiformis chromosome 1, ASM39032v3, whole genome shotgun sequence DNA harbors:
- the LOC104096417 gene encoding histone-lysine N-methyltransferase ATXR7 isoform X2, translating to MVSSIICHVGPSEAETNHTPFYSRKRLKPSDSQGSIEDENPADVLSTMEFTIGCLKNLGSPLCVEMSCQSNGEIENVSSPRDVGGSSVGDKISIVYPQPPLATGWMYVNQQGQMCGPYIKEQLYEGLSTGFLPEELLVYPILNGTISNAVPLKYFNQFPDHVATGFAYLTVSSGPMNKFSGVAKDLGGNGVELPTTSPYSDSEAKHGTHSLNQHISTTGFVGTVAPSMSMVLSLFCSEDYEESCWLFEDHDGRKHGPHSLVELYSWYHYGYILDSVTIHHADSKFRPFTLKSLISSWTTATPGALMSNSNGHETAFLPDFVSEISHEVCSQLHMVIMKAARRTLLDEIVSHAISECISKKKDRKKVTNQSVKMSSPSTRMSAGFSGSKALVAPESSTKAPNLLDQKSPTAEISLQSSGSSKSVGSFENFCDSYTVVCRTLFDSSMQSIWNAVFCDHVSEFASAWRKKKRWSPPCPMVESKILAKSYTNCTTKLSTEVLQVEEESFGCDLYLPPGFEEKIVTVDLPSVFSSKDCTTKLSTEVLQVDQESFGCDIDLPPGFETKNVTVNLPSVSSSKDCTAKLSTESLQVEQESFDFDLDSPPGFGTKKVTVELSSVSSSFNDEKGLSKSSHAMDSAANDRMQLILESVLEELHLSAKMSLEEYFTSLLHEEVTGKVSLEDGMIIKVAEDSNICLGVASENDSSDAISVSKNLSCIDIQNTSPLEKSLHQNSIDTYMIPSSYCLSSAFQKSACLDNATIDEMTDELQPPQCEAVPVQTSKVRLARSDDHILRIVWYAILSNCRQKLHEKALGELKFFLLDDVRKFLTTWCSAKRRGKPEDSEVTRSKAYNEKRDNSPVALSKSVDDFPKAPTVAGKYTYYRKKKLVKRMSGSSLQPLPDRDVGFQKRSSSKSRKQDLLGEATESTKGVNAASSVKEIGLKECRGELFTNASSVTPPSSLINCNTISEKVASVSRERSNASRNKLKATFVVEDSSNNGKVDGDVGFKKRSSNKSRKRDLLGEATERSKGDNAASSVKEIRLKECRRELFTDASLVVPPSLVINCNTISEKVASVSRAGRSNATRKKLKSTFVAEDSGDIGKVDGDVGFKKRSSNKSRKQNLLGEATESTKGDNATSSVKKIGLKDCHRELFTNASLVVPPSVVINCNTISEKVASFSKVGRSNASCKKLKVTFDSEGSSDNGKVAEVVNSELGTLEMEPSACLKKTPQLAKLPKLNKRKLENNMSASRSRKIQRVSSGAGSQAATKEVVVEKKQKGKSRTAKHCPQSDGCARSSINGWEWHKWSLRATPTERVRVRGITIDHIQSVSSDANGSQVLNAKGISARTNRVKLRNLLAAADGADLLKATQLKARKKRLRFQRSKIHDWGLLALEPIEAEDFVIEYVGELIRRRVSDIREHYYEKIGIGSSYLFRLDDDYVVDATKRGGIARFINHSCEPNCYTKVISVEGQKKIFIYAKRHIAAGEEITYNYKFPLEEKKIPCNCGSKRCRGSMN from the exons ATGGTGTCTTCGATCATATGCCACGTGGGACCCAGTGAAGCAGAGACGAATCATACCCCATTCTACTCTCGAAAGAGATTAAAGCCTTCGGATTCACAGGGTTCTATTGAGGATGAAAATCCCGCTGATGTACTGTCTACAATGGAGTTCACTATTGG TTGCTTGAAAAATCTTGGTTCACCATTATGTGTGGAAATGAGTTGCCAGTCTAATGGGGAGATTGAGAATGTTTCATCGCCTCGTGATGTCGGTGGCAGTTCAGTGGGTGACAAGATCAGTATAGTGTACCCTCAACCTCCACTTGCAACCGGATGGATGTATGTCAATCAACAGGGTCAAATGTGTGGTCCTTACATTAAAGAACAATTATATGAGGGTCTATCTACTGGTTTCTTGCCTGAAGAACTTCTGGTTTATCCCATCTTAAACGGGACTATTTCAAATGCAGTGCCCTTAAagtatttcaatcaatttcctgACCATGTTGCAACTGGCTTTGCTTATTTAACTGTTTCGTCCGGACCGATGAATAAGTTCTCCGGAGTTGCCAAAGACTTAGGAGGAAATGGGGTGGAGTTGCCAACAACTTCCCCTTACTCTGACTCAGAGGCTAAACATGGAACTCATTCCTTGAACCAGCATATCTCGACCACTGGTTTTGTGGGAACAGTTGCTCCCTCTATGTCTATGGTACTTTCTCTTTTTTGTTCTGAG GACTACGAGGAATCGTGTTGGCTGTTTGAGGATCATGATGGGAGGAAACATGGGCCGCACTCTCTTGTAGAGCTTTATTCATGGTATCATTATGGTTACATTCTGGATTCAGTGACG ATACATCATGCTGATAGTAAGTTCAGACCCTTTACTCTGAAATCTTTAATAAGTAGTTGGACTACGGCTACCCCTGGAGCTCTTATGTCTAATTCCAATGGGCATGAGACTGCCTTTCTACCAGATTTTGTATCTGAGATTTCTCATGAAGTATGCTCACAGCTTCATATGGTGATCATGAAAGCAGCTCGTAGGACTCTGCTTGATGAGATTGTTAGTCATGCAATTTCAGAGTGCATCTCTAAAAAGAAAGATCGCAAGAAAGTCACTAATCAGTCTGTCAAAATGTCCTCCCCTAGTACCAGAATG TCTGCAGGTTTTAGTGGCAGTAAGGCCTTAGTTGCTCCTGAGAGCAGTACAAAAGCTCCTAATCTTCTTGACCAGAAATCTCCTACTGCTGAAATTTCTTTGCAGTCTTCAGGAAGTTCAAAATCTGTCGGAAGCTTTGAGAACTTTTGTGATTCTTATACAGTTGTTTGCAGAACGTTATTTGACTCTTCCATGCAAAGCATCTGGAATGCAGTCTTCTGTGACCATGTCTCAGAGTTTGCATCTGCGTGGAGGAAGAAAAAGCGATGGTCTCCTCCTTGTCCTATGGTTGAATCAAAAATTCTAGCAAAGTCGTACACCAATTGCACCACAAAGCTCTCTACTGAAGTT TTGCAAGTGGAGGAAGAATCTTTTGGCTGTGATCTTTATTTACCTCCAGGGTTTGAGGAGAAGATTGTGACAGTGGATTTGCCTTCAGTGTTTTCATCAAAAGATTGCACCACAAAGCTCTCCACTGAAGTC TTGCAAGTGGATCAAGAATCTTTCGGCTGTGATATTGATCTCCCTCCAgggtttgagacaaagaatgtGACAGTGAATTTGCCTTCAGTTTCGTCATCAAAAGATTGCACCGCAAAGCTCTCTACTGAAAGC TTGCAAGTGGAGCAAGAATCTTTCGACTTTGATCTTGATTCCCCCCCAGGGTTTGGGACAAAGAAAGTGACAGTGGAGTTGTCTTCAGTTTCTTCATCTTTTAATGATGAAAAGGGGTTGTCCAAATCCAGTCATGCTATGGACTCTGCAGCTAATGACCGTATGCAACTTATCCTTGAGAGTGTATTGGAAGAACTCCACCTGTCTGCTAAGATGTCATTGGAAGAATACTTTACCAGCCTTTTGCATGAAGAGGTGACGGGAAAAGTTTCCCTTGAAGATGGCATGATAATCAAG GTTGCTGAGGACTCGAATATCTGTCTTGGTGTTGCAAGTGAAAATGATTCTTCTGATGCCATTTCGGTTTCAAAAAACTTATCATGTATAGATATTCAGAACACTTCACCGCTCGAAAAATCATTGCACCAGAACTCTATTGATACATACATGATTCCTTCATCTTATTGTCTTTCAAGTGCATTTCAGAAGTCTGCTTGTTTAGACAATGCCACCATAGATGAAATGACTGACGAGCTGCAACCACCTCAATGTGAAGCTGTTCCTGTGCAAACTTCTAAAGTTCGGCTTGCTAGGTCTGATGATCATATTCTGAGGATAGTATGGTATGCTATCCTGTCAAATTGCCGGCAGAAGTTACACGAGAAAGCACTGGGAGAGTTGAAATTTTTTCTTCTTGACGACGTTAGAAAATTTTTGACGACTTGGTGTTCTGCGAAGAGACGTGGTAAACCAGAGGATTCTGAG GTTACAAGAAGCAAAGCATATAACGAGAAACGTGATAACTCTCCAGTTGCATTGAGCAAAAGCGTGGATGATTTTCCTAAGGCACCTACAGTAGCAGGGAAATACACATACTACCGGAAGAAAAAGTTGGTCAAAAGAATGTCAGGTTCTTCACTGCAGCCTCTCCCTGATAGAGACGTTGGCTTTCAAAAGAGATCTTCTTCCAAGTCAAGGAAACAAGATCTCTTGGGGGAGGCAACAGAGAGCACTAAAGGTGTCAATGCAGCTTCAAGTGTTAAGGAAATTGGGCTGAAAGAATGTCGCGGAGAGTTGTTCACTAATGCTTCTTCAGTTACTCCTCCATCATCGCTTATTAATTGCAACACCATCTCAGAGAAGGTTGCCTCTGTCTCCCGAG AGAGAAGTAATGCAAGCCGCAATAAACTGAAGGCTACTTTTGTCGTTGAGGACTCCAGTAATAATGGAAAGGTTGATGGAGACGTTGGCTTCAAAAAGAGATCTTCTAACAAGTCAAGGAAACGAGATCTCTTGGGGGAGGCAACAGAGAGATCTAAAGGTGACAATGCAGCTTCAAGTGTTAAGGAAATTCGGCTGAAAGAATGTCGCAGAGAGTTGTTCACTGATGCTTCTTTAGTTGTTCCTCCATCACTAGTTATTAATTGTAACACCATCTCAGAGAAGGTTGCATCTGTCTCCCGAG CGGGGAGAAGTAATGCAACCCGCAAGAAACTGAAGTCTACTTTTGTTGCTGAGGATTCCGGTGATATTGGGAAAGTTGATGGAGACGTTGGCTTCAAAAAGAGATCTTCTAACAAGTCAAGGAAACAAAATCTCTTGGGGGAGGCAACTGAGAGCACTAAAGGTGACAATGCAACTTCAAGTGTGAAGAAAATTGGGCTGAAAGATTGTCACAGAGAGTTGTTCACTAATGCTTCTTTAGTTGTTCCTCCATCAGTGGTTATTAATTGTAACACTATCTCAGAGAAAGTTGCATCTTTCTCCAAAG TGGGGAGAAGTAATGCAAGCTGCAAAAAACTCAAGGTTACTTTTGACTCTGAGGGCTCCAGTGACAATGGAAAGGTAGCTGAGGTTGTGAACAGCGAATTGGGCACACTTGAAATGGAACCTTCTGCTTGTTTGAAAAAGACTCCTCAAT TGGCCAAATTACCGAAGTTGAATAAGAGAAAACTCGAGAATAATATGTCAGCATCTCGTTCAAGAAAAATTCAGAGAGTATCAAGTGGTGCTGGCAGCCAAGCAGCAACGAAGGAGGTTGTTGTAGAGAAGAAACAGAAGGGTAAATCCCGGACAGCAAAGCATTGTCCACAATCAGATGGCTGTGCTCGATCTTCCATCAATGGTTGGGAATGGCATAAATGGTCGTTGAGGGCAACTCCTACTGAAAGGGTTCGTGTTAGGGGAATTACTATTGATCATATTCAATCTGTCAGTTCAGATGCTAATGGTTCTCAAGTGTTGAATGCTAAGGGAATTTCTGCAAGAACAAACAGGGTTAAGTTGCGCAACCTCCTTGCTGCTGCCGATGGTGCAGATCTCTTGAAAGCTACTCAGTTGAAG GCGAGGAAGAAGCGCCTACGCTTCCAACGAAGTAAGATACATGACTGGGGTCTTCTTGCCCTTGAGCCGATTGAGGCTGAAGACTTTGTCATTGAATATGTTGGGGAGCTTATACGTCGGCGT GTATCCGACATACGAGAGCACTATTATGAGAAGATTGGAATTGGGAGCAGTTACCTTTTCAGACTGGACGATGATTATGTG GTTGATGCAACAAAACGTGGTGGTATAGCCAGATTCATAAACCATTCTTGTGAG CCGAATTGCTATACAAAAGTTATAAGTGTTGAGGGTCAGAAAAAGATCTTCATATATGCTAAGCGGCATATTGCAGCTGGTGAAGAGATTACTTACAATTACAAATTTCCTTTGGAGGAAAAGAAGATCCCCTGCAACTGTGGTTCCAAGAG GTGTCGTGGCTCAATGAATTGA
- the LOC104096417 gene encoding histone-lysine N-methyltransferase ATXR7 isoform X1: protein MVSSIICHVGPSEAETNHTPFYSRKRLKPSDSQGSIEDENPADVLSTMEFTIGCLKNLGSPLCVEMSCQSNGEIENVSSPRDVGGSSVGDKISIVYPQPPLATGWMYVNQQGQMCGPYIKEQLYEGLSTGFLPEELLVYPILNGTISNAVPLKYFNQFPDHVATGFAYLTVSSGPMNKFSGVAKDLGGNGVELPTTSPYSDSEAKHGTHSLNQHISTTGFVGTVAPSMSMVLSLFCSEDYEESCWLFEDHDGRKHGPHSLVELYSWYHYGYILDSVTIHHADSKFRPFTLKSLISSWTTATPGALMSNSNGHETAFLPDFVSEISHEVCSQLHMVIMKAARRTLLDEIVSHAISECISKKKDRKKVTNQSVKMSSPSTRMSAGFSGSKALVAPESSTKAPNLLDQKSPTAEISLQSSGSSKSVGSFENFCDSYTVVCRTLFDSSMQSIWNAVFCDHVSEFASAWRKKKRWSPPCPMVESKILAKSYTNCTTKLSTEVLQVEEESFGCDLYLPPGFEEKIVTVDLPSVFSSKDCTTKLSTEVLQVDQESFGCDIDLPPGFETKNVTVNLPSVSSSKDCTAKLSTESLQVEQESFDFDLDSPPGFGTKKVTVELSSVSSSFNDEKGLSKSSHAMDSAANDRMQLILESVLEELHLSAKMSLEEYFTSLLHEEVTGKVSLEDGMIIKVAEDSNICLGVASENDSSDAISVSKNLSCIDIQNTSPLEKSLHQNSIDTYMIPSSYCLSSAFQKSACLDNATIDEMTDELQPPQCEAVPVQTSKVRLARSDDHILRIVWYAILSNCRQKLHEKALGELKFFLLDDVRKFLTTWCSAKRRGKPEDSEVTRSKAYNEKRDNSPVALSKSVDDFPKAPTVAGKYTYYRKKKLVKRMSGSSLQPLPDRDVGFQKRSSSKSRKQDLLGEATESTKGVNAASSVKEIGLKECRGELFTNASSVTPPSSLINCNTISEKVASVSRAERSNASRNKLKATFVVEDSSNNGKVDGDVGFKKRSSNKSRKRDLLGEATERSKGDNAASSVKEIRLKECRRELFTDASLVVPPSLVINCNTISEKVASVSRAGRSNATRKKLKSTFVAEDSGDIGKVDGDVGFKKRSSNKSRKQNLLGEATESTKGDNATSSVKKIGLKDCHRELFTNASLVVPPSVVINCNTISEKVASFSKVGRSNASCKKLKVTFDSEGSSDNGKVAEVVNSELGTLEMEPSACLKKTPQLAKLPKLNKRKLENNMSASRSRKIQRVSSGAGSQAATKEVVVEKKQKGKSRTAKHCPQSDGCARSSINGWEWHKWSLRATPTERVRVRGITIDHIQSVSSDANGSQVLNAKGISARTNRVKLRNLLAAADGADLLKATQLKARKKRLRFQRSKIHDWGLLALEPIEAEDFVIEYVGELIRRRVSDIREHYYEKIGIGSSYLFRLDDDYVVDATKRGGIARFINHSCEPNCYTKVISVEGQKKIFIYAKRHIAAGEEITYNYKFPLEEKKIPCNCGSKRCRGSMN from the exons ATGGTGTCTTCGATCATATGCCACGTGGGACCCAGTGAAGCAGAGACGAATCATACCCCATTCTACTCTCGAAAGAGATTAAAGCCTTCGGATTCACAGGGTTCTATTGAGGATGAAAATCCCGCTGATGTACTGTCTACAATGGAGTTCACTATTGG TTGCTTGAAAAATCTTGGTTCACCATTATGTGTGGAAATGAGTTGCCAGTCTAATGGGGAGATTGAGAATGTTTCATCGCCTCGTGATGTCGGTGGCAGTTCAGTGGGTGACAAGATCAGTATAGTGTACCCTCAACCTCCACTTGCAACCGGATGGATGTATGTCAATCAACAGGGTCAAATGTGTGGTCCTTACATTAAAGAACAATTATATGAGGGTCTATCTACTGGTTTCTTGCCTGAAGAACTTCTGGTTTATCCCATCTTAAACGGGACTATTTCAAATGCAGTGCCCTTAAagtatttcaatcaatttcctgACCATGTTGCAACTGGCTTTGCTTATTTAACTGTTTCGTCCGGACCGATGAATAAGTTCTCCGGAGTTGCCAAAGACTTAGGAGGAAATGGGGTGGAGTTGCCAACAACTTCCCCTTACTCTGACTCAGAGGCTAAACATGGAACTCATTCCTTGAACCAGCATATCTCGACCACTGGTTTTGTGGGAACAGTTGCTCCCTCTATGTCTATGGTACTTTCTCTTTTTTGTTCTGAG GACTACGAGGAATCGTGTTGGCTGTTTGAGGATCATGATGGGAGGAAACATGGGCCGCACTCTCTTGTAGAGCTTTATTCATGGTATCATTATGGTTACATTCTGGATTCAGTGACG ATACATCATGCTGATAGTAAGTTCAGACCCTTTACTCTGAAATCTTTAATAAGTAGTTGGACTACGGCTACCCCTGGAGCTCTTATGTCTAATTCCAATGGGCATGAGACTGCCTTTCTACCAGATTTTGTATCTGAGATTTCTCATGAAGTATGCTCACAGCTTCATATGGTGATCATGAAAGCAGCTCGTAGGACTCTGCTTGATGAGATTGTTAGTCATGCAATTTCAGAGTGCATCTCTAAAAAGAAAGATCGCAAGAAAGTCACTAATCAGTCTGTCAAAATGTCCTCCCCTAGTACCAGAATG TCTGCAGGTTTTAGTGGCAGTAAGGCCTTAGTTGCTCCTGAGAGCAGTACAAAAGCTCCTAATCTTCTTGACCAGAAATCTCCTACTGCTGAAATTTCTTTGCAGTCTTCAGGAAGTTCAAAATCTGTCGGAAGCTTTGAGAACTTTTGTGATTCTTATACAGTTGTTTGCAGAACGTTATTTGACTCTTCCATGCAAAGCATCTGGAATGCAGTCTTCTGTGACCATGTCTCAGAGTTTGCATCTGCGTGGAGGAAGAAAAAGCGATGGTCTCCTCCTTGTCCTATGGTTGAATCAAAAATTCTAGCAAAGTCGTACACCAATTGCACCACAAAGCTCTCTACTGAAGTT TTGCAAGTGGAGGAAGAATCTTTTGGCTGTGATCTTTATTTACCTCCAGGGTTTGAGGAGAAGATTGTGACAGTGGATTTGCCTTCAGTGTTTTCATCAAAAGATTGCACCACAAAGCTCTCCACTGAAGTC TTGCAAGTGGATCAAGAATCTTTCGGCTGTGATATTGATCTCCCTCCAgggtttgagacaaagaatgtGACAGTGAATTTGCCTTCAGTTTCGTCATCAAAAGATTGCACCGCAAAGCTCTCTACTGAAAGC TTGCAAGTGGAGCAAGAATCTTTCGACTTTGATCTTGATTCCCCCCCAGGGTTTGGGACAAAGAAAGTGACAGTGGAGTTGTCTTCAGTTTCTTCATCTTTTAATGATGAAAAGGGGTTGTCCAAATCCAGTCATGCTATGGACTCTGCAGCTAATGACCGTATGCAACTTATCCTTGAGAGTGTATTGGAAGAACTCCACCTGTCTGCTAAGATGTCATTGGAAGAATACTTTACCAGCCTTTTGCATGAAGAGGTGACGGGAAAAGTTTCCCTTGAAGATGGCATGATAATCAAG GTTGCTGAGGACTCGAATATCTGTCTTGGTGTTGCAAGTGAAAATGATTCTTCTGATGCCATTTCGGTTTCAAAAAACTTATCATGTATAGATATTCAGAACACTTCACCGCTCGAAAAATCATTGCACCAGAACTCTATTGATACATACATGATTCCTTCATCTTATTGTCTTTCAAGTGCATTTCAGAAGTCTGCTTGTTTAGACAATGCCACCATAGATGAAATGACTGACGAGCTGCAACCACCTCAATGTGAAGCTGTTCCTGTGCAAACTTCTAAAGTTCGGCTTGCTAGGTCTGATGATCATATTCTGAGGATAGTATGGTATGCTATCCTGTCAAATTGCCGGCAGAAGTTACACGAGAAAGCACTGGGAGAGTTGAAATTTTTTCTTCTTGACGACGTTAGAAAATTTTTGACGACTTGGTGTTCTGCGAAGAGACGTGGTAAACCAGAGGATTCTGAG GTTACAAGAAGCAAAGCATATAACGAGAAACGTGATAACTCTCCAGTTGCATTGAGCAAAAGCGTGGATGATTTTCCTAAGGCACCTACAGTAGCAGGGAAATACACATACTACCGGAAGAAAAAGTTGGTCAAAAGAATGTCAGGTTCTTCACTGCAGCCTCTCCCTGATAGAGACGTTGGCTTTCAAAAGAGATCTTCTTCCAAGTCAAGGAAACAAGATCTCTTGGGGGAGGCAACAGAGAGCACTAAAGGTGTCAATGCAGCTTCAAGTGTTAAGGAAATTGGGCTGAAAGAATGTCGCGGAGAGTTGTTCACTAATGCTTCTTCAGTTACTCCTCCATCATCGCTTATTAATTGCAACACCATCTCAGAGAAGGTTGCCTCTGTCTCCCGAG cAGAGAGAAGTAATGCAAGCCGCAATAAACTGAAGGCTACTTTTGTCGTTGAGGACTCCAGTAATAATGGAAAGGTTGATGGAGACGTTGGCTTCAAAAAGAGATCTTCTAACAAGTCAAGGAAACGAGATCTCTTGGGGGAGGCAACAGAGAGATCTAAAGGTGACAATGCAGCTTCAAGTGTTAAGGAAATTCGGCTGAAAGAATGTCGCAGAGAGTTGTTCACTGATGCTTCTTTAGTTGTTCCTCCATCACTAGTTATTAATTGTAACACCATCTCAGAGAAGGTTGCATCTGTCTCCCGAG CGGGGAGAAGTAATGCAACCCGCAAGAAACTGAAGTCTACTTTTGTTGCTGAGGATTCCGGTGATATTGGGAAAGTTGATGGAGACGTTGGCTTCAAAAAGAGATCTTCTAACAAGTCAAGGAAACAAAATCTCTTGGGGGAGGCAACTGAGAGCACTAAAGGTGACAATGCAACTTCAAGTGTGAAGAAAATTGGGCTGAAAGATTGTCACAGAGAGTTGTTCACTAATGCTTCTTTAGTTGTTCCTCCATCAGTGGTTATTAATTGTAACACTATCTCAGAGAAAGTTGCATCTTTCTCCAAAG TGGGGAGAAGTAATGCAAGCTGCAAAAAACTCAAGGTTACTTTTGACTCTGAGGGCTCCAGTGACAATGGAAAGGTAGCTGAGGTTGTGAACAGCGAATTGGGCACACTTGAAATGGAACCTTCTGCTTGTTTGAAAAAGACTCCTCAAT TGGCCAAATTACCGAAGTTGAATAAGAGAAAACTCGAGAATAATATGTCAGCATCTCGTTCAAGAAAAATTCAGAGAGTATCAAGTGGTGCTGGCAGCCAAGCAGCAACGAAGGAGGTTGTTGTAGAGAAGAAACAGAAGGGTAAATCCCGGACAGCAAAGCATTGTCCACAATCAGATGGCTGTGCTCGATCTTCCATCAATGGTTGGGAATGGCATAAATGGTCGTTGAGGGCAACTCCTACTGAAAGGGTTCGTGTTAGGGGAATTACTATTGATCATATTCAATCTGTCAGTTCAGATGCTAATGGTTCTCAAGTGTTGAATGCTAAGGGAATTTCTGCAAGAACAAACAGGGTTAAGTTGCGCAACCTCCTTGCTGCTGCCGATGGTGCAGATCTCTTGAAAGCTACTCAGTTGAAG GCGAGGAAGAAGCGCCTACGCTTCCAACGAAGTAAGATACATGACTGGGGTCTTCTTGCCCTTGAGCCGATTGAGGCTGAAGACTTTGTCATTGAATATGTTGGGGAGCTTATACGTCGGCGT GTATCCGACATACGAGAGCACTATTATGAGAAGATTGGAATTGGGAGCAGTTACCTTTTCAGACTGGACGATGATTATGTG GTTGATGCAACAAAACGTGGTGGTATAGCCAGATTCATAAACCATTCTTGTGAG CCGAATTGCTATACAAAAGTTATAAGTGTTGAGGGTCAGAAAAAGATCTTCATATATGCTAAGCGGCATATTGCAGCTGGTGAAGAGATTACTTACAATTACAAATTTCCTTTGGAGGAAAAGAAGATCCCCTGCAACTGTGGTTCCAAGAG GTGTCGTGGCTCAATGAATTGA